Part of the Scyliorhinus canicula chromosome 13, sScyCan1.1, whole genome shotgun sequence genome, AGGGGTGAAGGTTAGGGGTTGAGGAGGTTGAGGGCTTAGGGGGTGGAGGTACAGGGAGTGAGATTTTAGGGGTGAAGtttataattatctttattgtcacaagtaggcttacattaacactgcaatgaagttactgtgaaaagcccctagtcgccacattccggcacctgttcaggtacacagagggagaattcagaatgtccaattcacctaacagcatgtcttttgagacttgtgggaggaaaccgaagcacccagaggaaacccacacagacactgggagaacgtgcagactccgcacagatagtgacccaagccaggaatcgaacctgggaccctggtgttgtgaagtaacagtgctaaccactgtgctgcaatgCCATCTGGTGTTGAGGGGTGTGGGTTAATGGTGAGGTTTAGAGGTTtaaggtgtggggggtggggtttcaggtgaggttttgggggttggggtggggtttggggatgTTGGTTTACGGtatgggggggggtgaaatttaGGCGGTGATGTTTAGGGCAGGGTGGTTTAGGGTGAGGTTTAGGGATCGCATTTGCGTGGGGAAGGTTTAGGGGATGGGAGTTGGGATGGGGGCATTTAGAGGATTGGAGTTGGGGGATATGAGTTTGGGTGGGGGGTTTATTGATGATTCTCTTTGACGAGTTATGGCCTTTAGCTGAAAGTTTTCTGTCTTTCCCCTTTGCAGGTTGATGGTTCAGTGTGTGTCGGCTCACTGCAGCCTCGCCGGAGACGGAGCCAAGTCCTTCATCCTGTTACTGGCCGCCATGCTGCGGGCATCGCGTGCGGAGATTGGAGATGGGCTGCCCGCCTACCATGGGGCCCGGCGACTCTGGCTAGCTCGAGGGCTGGCTAAGCTGGTGCAGGAGGTGCTAGAACCGGTATTGAAGAGGCACCTGGCCCCCCGCTGCGGCTCAGCCCTCTGCCTCTCCAGCGGCCACCCCCTCCTGCCCAGGGAACAGGCCGCCCGGGTCCTGGCCGCCTACTTCGGGGGCAAGCTCAGTCCGTCCCACACCCCCTTCCTGACTCAGCTGGCCTGCGACTTCCTCCAGCGTCTGGGGGATGGGGAGATGGAGCCGGCACTGAACTTGGCAGCCGACTGTTTCCCTGGCCTGCACGTTACAGTACCCGGCTTGCCCGTGGGCAGcagcagggtgctggaggggCTGCTGCTGAGCCGAGGCTTCTCACTGCTCTGTGGCCAGGGTGAGACTAGAGTTCTGGTTGTAGACGACAGCCTGCTACCCCCTCTGACCGAGACTGGTTACACCCTGCAGCTGGAGTCGCCTGCCGGGCTGGCAGAGGCTCGGGACTGGGCACGAGCCAGGGCGGAGGAGGCTCTGGCCCATCTGCAAGCCCTGGGGGTGGGACTGTTGCTTTCGGGGCCCCGGCAACCGGCCTGTGTGCTGGAACTGGCCCGTCGGCAGGGCCTCTCGGTGGTGGACTGCCTACCGGACGAGGACCTGTGCCTGGTCAGAAGGTTGACAGGGGTGGGACCACTCTCCAGGGTGGCGGAGGCCCGGCCAGCAGACACCGTGCCCGCCGGTTTTGCCAGACCGGCCCCTCTCGGGACCCACGAGCAGGTCCTGGTGGGTTTCCTGAGCTGCTGTGGCTTGCGAGCCCACTCCCTGGCAGTATGCGCGCCCGCCCCGGGACTGGCAATGCAACACCGTGATGCCATCCACGGTGCTTTCAAACTGTTGAGGTTCCTCCTGCCCCGCCCTGGGCGTCATGATAGAGAGAGGAAGAAACTGTGGATGGGGGACCTggagaaagggagtgagagacagggaactagaggcctggagagagagagtgggaaacagGGAGCAGGGAATCTGGCTAAAGGGGGTGTTAGACAGGAAACTGGAAACttggagagagggagcgagaggcaggaaactggagatctggagagagagagtgaaatacaGGGGATTGAGGACCTGAAGATAGGGAGCGAGATACGAGGGACGAGAGACTTTGGACAAGAGTGCGAGAAACAGGAAATGCGGGAGCCAGGCAAAGCCGGGGATCTAACTGAGGGCAGGTTGGGCACCGATGGTAAGGGTGGGAAGCACCAGCAGCCAGGAGACCAACTAGCTTGGCGAGAGCCCTGGGAGCTGAGCGAATGTGAACTGCCAGCTGGTAGGGTTCTGCCCCCAGGTGGCACCTTCGAGTTCCTGATGAGTCACTTCCTCCAGCGAGAGGCCGAAAGCCAACAGCAGCCTGACGTGAGGGCGGCATGCAGGATTGTTGCGGACGCCTTGCTTAATATTCCCAGGCACCTTCACCCAAGGGCAGATCGGGGCAGGGACTTCCTCCAGGCCCACACTAATTTTGCAGCCAGTCTTCGGGAGCAGGGAGTTCCGGCAGTGGTTGACGGGCCCCTGGAGGTGGTGGCTGCCAAGCAGTGCCTGCTGGTTTCCGTGATCCGGTGCTTGAGGAGCCTGCTAGCCATCGACCGTGTCATCGCTGTCCGCGGCAAACTCGGGAACAAACCGCTGACCGGGAGCGAGGTGTCAGAGTAAACCAGCAGCAGGGGCACCCATCACTCTGAGCTGTTGGTCTTCTGGGGAATCTGTCACCTTGAGAGCCCTGTCACCGTTGCCAGGGGTAACCATCACCATGAGAGCTCCATCTCCGGGAGAGGCATACGTCACCCGGGCAACCCATCACTGTCAGAActatgtcacgggggggggggggggggggggaatccatcaCAAGGAGAGCCAATCACAGAGTCATCACCAGGAAGGTCAATTACTATGTGTCATCACAGGAAGAGCCAATCACTGAGAGCCCCTTCACCTGGAGTGCCAATCACTGAGTGTCATCACCGGCAGCGCCAATTACCAAGAGCCCCGTCACCGAGAAAGTCGTCATCAGGAGCACCTATCACAGAGCCATCACATGTTGGTGTTGCTAAAAAGCTGCCATTCCATCGTATCACACAGCATAGAAGACatttcggcccatcatgcctgcctCTTTGAAATGCTTATTCAAACAGTCCAGCTCTGCTGCTCTTTCCAGATACCCCTGCTCACCTTGCCAACTATTTATCCAACTCACAGGAATTTTCAGAAGACCTGTTGGAACGTGTGAGCTGAAACCCAAAAGTGATTTCTTCTCTCCCACTCTCGACAGTTATTAGAATATTTAAAACACAGGTCACTCCGCACCTTTAAGAAGGTAGTAGATGCGACACTTGAGAAGTCTGTTCAAGGAGACATGGCCGTGGTATGAAACACATGATCAGAGTATGATGCTCAGAATGAACGTTACTGAGACGAGTGCATGGATTGATTGTACAGATTTCTGTTGGTGAGCTAGTGTCTGGCACATACTTCACACATACTCTCATACACACAACCAGGTGCTTGCGCACATTCATGCATATGGATGTTTGCACACACATGGGTGTTCGCACATAGACAACTGGGTGTTTGCGCACACATCTGGAGGCGAATGCTtgcatacacacaacacacaaatgGATGTTGACAGGCAGGTgcttgcgcgcacacacacaggtgtctcacacacacaaacaggcagcTGCCACACACGCACACGTGGTTGCACACAGAAACGCACAAAAACATGAGCGTGACCCTATGTTTCAAACTCCAATTCAAACCAAGTTGAGACAAAAGTTAAGATAGTGTTGGTGCACACACTTCATCCCTATGCTATTCACTGTTCTCCCCACCCAACTCCACTTAACTGAGAGTTTAGTCATGTCTTGCTTAAAGGACCCTTGTGGGTGTGGTCAGGCGTATTGCTGCCATTAAACCATGGCTGGCACTGTAGCTGGCTGGGAATGCACAGGTCAGGATGAGTCAGGTTTGCAGGGTGAGCTGGATATAAtaatcttagtgtcacaagtaggcttaaattaacactgcaatgaagttactgtgaaaatcctccagttgccacactccgacgcctgttggggtacactgagggagaattcagaatgtccaattcatctaacaaacatgtcttttgggacttgtgggaggaaagaggggcacccgtaggaaacacacgaagacctggggagaatgtgcagactccgcacagagacccaagccgggtatcgaacccggatccctgatgctgtgaagcaacagtgctaaccactgtgctacccatatgAGTGAGGTAAAGGACACTCCCCTGGTGTCAATTCCACTTCACTTTAAATAGAAGCCTTTACCTTCTGGCCATATTGGATTGGCCTGACAGCCGAGCATGAGAATATTGGTGTTCAGTGATTTACAGATAGAAAGTCGCCAACTTGGCCCTTTAACAAGCTTCTTTAAAGTGCTTAACAACCCCACTGCCCTCCCGGAGACAATGGGACAATGATCCAGGAACACTAATTCCGAACAGCGTGACCACCTCCGTTCCAACCCTGGTGGACAATCAAAAATACTGGCACCATTATCAGAGACTCTCTCCAGACAAGTGAGGTACGGACTCCGCATTATTCAGAAGATTTCAGTCGATTAATGAGTTTACTGACAATGTTTTGATAA contains:
- the bbs10 gene encoding Bardet-Biedl syndrome 10 protein, producing the protein MEIEKLVQTAESLENIMVRCFGPDGRQVLFVRDTGDILITKDGCRILESLLLEHPAARLMVQCVSAHCSLAGDGAKSFILLLAAMLRASRAEIGDGLPAYHGARRLWLARGLAKLVQEVLEPVLKRHLAPRCGSALCLSSGHPLLPREQAARVLAAYFGGKLSPSHTPFLTQLACDFLQRLGDGEMEPALNLAADCFPGLHVTVPGLPVGSSRVLEGLLLSRGFSLLCGQGETRVLVVDDSLLPPLTETGYTLQLESPAGLAEARDWARARAEEALAHLQALGVGLLLSGPRQPACVLELARRQGLSVVDCLPDEDLCLVRRLTGVGPLSRVAEARPADTVPAGFARPAPLGTHEQVLVGFLSCCGLRAHSLAVCAPAPGLAMQHRDAIHGAFKLLRFLLPRPGRHDRERKKLWMGDLEKGSERQGTRGLERESGKQGAGNLAKGGVRQETGNLERGSERQETGDLERESEIQGIEDLKIGSEIRGTRDFGQECEKQEMREPGKAGDLTEGRLGTDGKGGKHQQPGDQLAWREPWELSECELPAGRVLPPGGTFEFLMSHFLQREAESQQQPDVRAACRIVADALLNIPRHLHPRADRGRDFLQAHTNFAASLREQGVPAVVDGPLEVVAAKQCLLVSVIRCLRSLLAIDRVIAVRGKLGNKPLTGSEVSE